A segment of the Candidatus Pelagisphaera phototrophica genome:
ATTACTCCCGATCCCAACTTTCTCTACTTGAGCCCGACTCACCAGGAGGCCCTCCAGCACCTGAAGTACGGCATAGCAGAGAAAAAGGGATTTATAGTGTTGACCGGAGAAGTAGGATGCGGAAAGACCACGCTTTGTCGTCATTTCATTAATGAGATTGACGACGAGAAGTACGAGAGCGCCTTGATCCTCAACCCTCGTATCACCGAGACCCAGCTCCTGAAAACGATCCTCTCTGAACTCGGAGAGGAAGGCTCTAGCCGAAGTCGGAGCGGCCTCGTAAAACAGGTTAATGACGTCCTCTTGGACCGAATCCAGCGGGGGAAAGACATCCTTCTGATCATTGACGAGGCCCAGAACCTCACCTTTGACCTCCTTGAACAGCTCCGTCTGCTCTCGAACCTGGAGACCGACAAGCAGAAGTTGCTTCAGATCATCCTAATGGGACAGCCCGAGTTTAAGCGGATCCTGGGTGAAAATAGACTGCGCCAGCTCCGCCAACGAATCCTGGTCCACACCGAGCTAGTCCCTCTAAATCGCTATCAGGTAGAGCAATACATACACCACCGTATCGCGATGGCCGGTGGCCAAGGAATTCCGTTTTTCACCAGTTGGGCAGTACGTTGGATCCATTGGAAATCACGGGGGGTACCTCGGATCATCAACAATATTTGCGACAAGGCTCTTCTTTCAGCCTATATCAGATCTTCAGAAGTCGTGAAGGTGAAGGACGTGCGTACCGCTCTCAAGGAAATCAGTTCCTTGGATTTTGGCTGATACTCCCAGTCGGCTAGAAGATAGAATCCCTCTGATAAAGGAAGGATTCTTGCTAAAGTGATCCTAAATCTGGGGTTGAAATAGCGGTTGTTAGTACCACAGGTTCGAATCTCGCTCTCTCTGCTATTATATAAGTAATTGATACAAAGGGTTTAAATTGAAATAGGTTCAAACTGACAGGTGAAATGGTACACTAAGTGGTACACTGCTCATCAAGTTTCATTGTCGTTCGAGTAGGATTTTTCATCTGGATCATAACACACGGTTGCAAAAAACGAGGGGGGTGGGGTGTCGCTGATCCTGCGGTCGCTGTGGTAATATTGATCAACAGCCCCCAGAAAAAAATTGTCGCCCTATGGGGCAATCTCTGTCTCCGTTATCCTGTGAAAACACTCCCCACGCCACTCTAGGACCAGTAAAATAAACAAATCATGAACCTTAAAGAGCTTAAGCATTCTCTGCAACAACGCGACGAAATCACCTTCGTCTTACCCAGTGGTGAATACGTCCCTCCGCATTTCCATGTAACCGAAGTCGGAAAATCGAATAAGCTTTACGTCGACTGCGGGGGCACTGTCCGCGAAGAGGAAGTCATCACCTTTCAGCTTTGGAGTGCAGATGACTACGAACACAGAATTCAGCCTCAAAAGATTCTTCAA
Coding sequences within it:
- a CDS encoding ExeA family protein, with translation MYQSFYGLKEMPFNITPDPNFLYLSPTHQEALQHLKYGIAEKKGFIVLTGEVGCGKTTLCRHFINEIDDEKYESALILNPRITETQLLKTILSELGEEGSSRSRSGLVKQVNDVLLDRIQRGKDILLIIDEAQNLTFDLLEQLRLLSNLETDKQKLLQIILMGQPEFKRILGENRLRQLRQRILVHTELVPLNRYQVEQYIHHRIAMAGGQGIPFFTSWAVRWIHWKSRGVPRIINNICDKALLSAYIRSSEVVKVKDVRTALKEISSLDFG
- a CDS encoding DUF6428 family protein, whose protein sequence is MNLKELKHSLQQRDEITFVLPSGEYVPPHFHVTEVGKSNKLYVDCGGTVREEEVITFQLWSADDYEHRIQPQKILQIIEIAEDTLGLENLEVEIEYQRDTIGRYGLSIDKDRFLLTPTQTDCLAKDKCGIPEQVEGLDSEPSSDCCPDSGCC